One window of Puntigrus tetrazona isolate hp1 chromosome 14, ASM1883169v1, whole genome shotgun sequence genomic DNA carries:
- the LOC122357383 gene encoding uncharacterized protein LOC122357383: MEDDRRFHKLTQEQVETLDQVLTEVIPIHGRGNFPTLEIKPKDIIHVVRDRLILKKIKVRDVRLNGSTASHVLVKENGTSYKDLDIIFGVELPKPEDFQIIKEVVLGCLLDFLPKGVNKDKITALTMKEAYVQKMVKVFTEHDRWSLISLSNNSGKNVELKFVNSLRRQFEFSVDSFQIILDSMLQSYLEAERRKIVEGQEGQGSTSAQSQGIQTALTDEPQLSSCDTGHDQESDIDMSCKTDDIQTLCDSQCCCAASQKEQSKYSEQEPTHETDKDVETDMVQTTTTPVSLEQVSEHSVMVHVEEKNELHENVSLQTETLLEENTNETGMDSEKGDELVGVKTISVKETNPNVKTCIHETDSDKTEYMLDIEPVKSQPWLEMVHTDFSCLSKTGTFGERCTFQPAPITFLTQSALDSYAEYPLPPPAKKNSQNSQMVVLKHSSPKPPRKMSKKITLVTSSPEKSVSNNSDVNTCQVLHPPKAYPKESLPMQVKMSGLTTKSFELSSASENDSKESKELASCTGAFTVGAPENGMHSEKTLYTSLSPEESLQSQVQTSEPETGEATHVTILIPKSNPSYLPKDQNRINQPFNESVQTAQCQAVVPLINVNSEPLLQANDSYDLNSASPKKKDSEPCAHVEDATSPNYLIEPSESVTMATNCASQILKPLSADLTIDSQAVGTNSSGVTSPQVHNYPMSTLQTQELLVPSPQTKEPPELLSLVSLPQVQCLTVSAPHFSKPLEPSISSTANLESPRISEGLLEPSVMSLDVIDPSDVFCEVTEPSKVLSQDLKSSEASTSHTLETSMSSVSEEVVSKISEASSLDINEPRSPSKELPCITVLAESMYGDFEQAMDHLRYRLIATRNPEEIRGGGLLKYSNLLVRDFKPACETEIKTLERYMCSRFFIDFPDVNEQQRKIESYLRNHFIGEEKSKYDYLMTLRRVVNESTVCLMGHERRQTLNMITILALKVLGEQNIIPNANNVTCYYQPAPYMTDHSFSNYYISNGQSPLIYHPYPLHIHMQSGLV; the protein is encoded by the coding sequence ATGGAAGATGATCGCCGGTTTCACAAACTGACACAAGAACAGGTGGAGACTTTGGATCAAGTTCTTACAGAGGTCATTCCCATTCATGGTAGGGGTAATTTCCCAACCCTTGAAATCAAACCTAAAGACATAATCCATGTGGTCAGAGACAGACTGATTTTGAAGAAGATCAAGGTGAGAGATGTCCGTCTGAATGGCTCGACAGCCAGTCATGTGCTTGTCAAAGAGAATGGCACCAGCTACAAAGACTTGGATATCATCTTTGGTGTAGAGCTTCCCAAACCAGAGGACTTCCAGATCATCAAGGAGGTAGTTTTGGGATGTCTGCTGGACTTTCTACCTAAAGGTGTCAACAAAGATAAGATTACAGCTCTCACCATGAAAGAGGCATATGTGCAAAAAATGGTTAAGGTCTTCACTGAACATGACCGTTGGAGCCTTATCTCCCTTTCAAACAACAGCGGTAAGAACGTGGAGCTCAAGTTTGTCAACTCTCTACGACGCCAGTTTGAATTCAGTGTGGATTCTTTTCAGATTATCCTAGACAGTATGCTACAATCTTATTTGGAAGCAGAAAGGAGGAAGATTGTGGAAGGGCAAGAGGGCCAAGGCTCTACTTCAGCTCAAAGTCAAGGAATTCAGACAGCCCTAACGGATGAACCTCAGCTCAGCTCTTGTGACACAGGGCATGACCAGGAAAGTGACATCGACATGTCCTGCAAAACTGATGATATTCAAACTCTTTGTGACTCTCAGTGTTGTTGTGCAGCTAGTCAGAAAGAGCAGTCTAAATATTCAGAACAAGAACCAACACATGAAACAGACAAAGATGTTGAAACAGACATGGTTCAAACCACAACTACGCCTGTCTCTTTGGAGCAAGTATCAGAGCACTCTGTGATGGTGCATGTGGAGGAAAAGAATGAGCTTCACGAAAATGTGTCTTTGCAAACTGAGACACTGCTCgaagaaaatacaaatgaaactgGAATGGATTCAGAAAAGGGAGATGAACTAGTTGGGGTAAAAACTATATCTGTTAAAGAAACAAATCCCAATGTTAAAACATGCATTCATGAAACAGATTCTGACAAAACAGAATACATGTTAGACATAGAGCCAGTTAAATCCCAACCATGGCTCGAAATGGTACACACAGACTTTTCTTGTCTTTCAAAAACAGGGACCTTTGGTGAGCGGTGCACGTTCCAACCTGCTCCTATTACATTTCTCACACAATCAGCACTAGACTCATATGCGGAGTATCCTTTACCACCCCCGGCCAAGAAAAACAGCCAAAATTCACAAATGGTTGTTCTCAAGCATTCCTCGCCCAAACCTCCTCGGAAAATGTCCAAAAAGATAACTCTTGTAACGAGTTCACCAGAAAAATCAGTGTCAAATAATTCAGATGTTAATACTTGTCAGGTTTTGCATCCACCTAAAGCTTACCCAAAAGAATCATTACCTATGCAGGTTAAAATGTCAGGTCTTACCACAAAAAGCTTTGAATTATCCAGTGCCTCAGAAAATGACTCTAAAGAGTCTAAAGAACTAGCCAGTTGTACTGGAGCTTTCACTGTTGGAGCTCCAGAGAATGGTATGCATTCAGAAAAGACATTGTACACGAGTCTATCGCCAGAGGAAAGCCTTCAAAGTCAAGTGCAAACTTCAGAACCAGAAACTGGTGAAGCAACTCACGTCACTATTCTAATTCCTAAGTCCAATCCCAGTTATCTCCCCAAAGATCAAAACAGGATAAACCAGCCTTTTAATGAGAGTGTTCAGACAGCACAGTGTCAGGCAGTGGTACCTCTTATTAATGTGAATTCTGAGCCTTTACTTCAGGCAAATGACAGTTATGACCTCAATTCAGCCTCTCCCAAAAAGAAAGATAGTGAACCTTGTGCTCATGTTGAAGATGCCACATCACCAAATTATCTCATTGAACCCTCAGAATCAGTCACTATGGCAACAAATTGTGCCTCTCAAATTTTAAAACCACTGTCGGCAGACCTTACTATTGACTCACAAGCAGTAGGGACTAATTCTTCAGGTGTTACATCACCTCAAGTTCACAACTACCCCATGTCCACTCTGCAGACTCAGGAACTTCTTGTGCCAAGTCCACAGACTAAAGAACCTCCAGAACTATTATCACTTGTCTCCTTACCACAAGTTCAATGCCTCACAGTTTCAGCACCACATTTTTCGAAGCCACTAGAACCTTCCATATCCTCAACAGCAAATCTTGAATCTCCAAGAATCTCAGAAGGTCTTTTAGAACCATCTGTTATGTCTCTAGATGTCATAGACCCCTCTGACGTATTCTGCGAGGTCACAGAACCATCTAAAGTACTTTCACAGGATTTGAAATCCTCTGAAGCATCGACGTCACATACATTAGAAACGTCTATGTCATCGGTGAGTGAGGAGGTGGTTTCCAAGATATCAGAAGCATCATCTTTAGACATTAATGAGCCTAGGAGCCCTTCAAAAGAGCTGCCTTGCATTACAGTGTTGGCTGAGAGCATGTATGGTGACTTTGAGCAGGCTATGGACCACTTACGTTACCGGCTAATAGCGACACGCAACCCTGAAGAGATCAGGGGTGGAGGCCTGCTCAAGTACAGTAATCTGCTTGTCCGGGACTTCAAACCTGCCTGTGAAACAGAAATTAAGACTCTTGAGCGCTACATGTGTTCACGTTTTTTTATTGACTTCCCTGATGTGAATGAGCAGCAGCGCAAAATTGAGTCATACCTGCGCAACCACTTTATCGGAGAGGAGAAAAGTAAATACGATTACTTGATGACCCTTCGGAGAGTGGTCAATGAGAGCACTGTGTGCTTGATGGGGCATGAACGCCGTCAGACTCTCAATATGATTACCATTCTAGCACTTAAAGTCCTGGGTGAGCAGAACATCATTCCCAATGCCAATAATGTTACCTGCTACTACCAACCTGCACCGTACATGACAGACCACAGCTTCAGTAACTACTACATTTCAAATGGCCAGTCCCCGCTGATATACCACCCCTATCCactacacatacacatgcagtCTGGATTAGTTTAG
- the msnb gene encoding moesin b isoform X2: MLSWSLPFSPVQLVNNFLTKVLEQHKLTKEQWEERIQMWHEQHKGMLREDAMIEYLKISQDLEMYGVNYFSIKNKKGSELWLGVDALGLNIYERSDKLTPKIGFPWSEIRNISFNDKKFVIKPIDKKSPDFVFYAPRLRINKRILALCMGNHDLYMRRRKPDTIEVQQMKAQAREEKNKRQQERALLENEKKRRENAEKETEKIARETMELMQRLRQIEEQTKKAQEELEEQTKRALELERERKFAQEEAERLDKDRRIAEEMKSALLQQSESQMKNQENLASELAELTSKITLLEDAKKKKDDEARKWQRRAIMVEVDLEKTKEELKSKLIGVHIQAMSQTENDHDENDESSAEASAELTSTGSYRDRSEEQRITETEKNERLQKRLQALSSELADTRDESMTTANDLIHAENVRLGRDKYKTLRQIRQGNTKQRIDEFESM, translated from the exons ATGCTGAGCTGGAGTTTGCCATTCAGCCCAGTACAACTGGTAAACAACTTTTTGACCAA AGTTCTAGAACAACACAAACTGACTAAAGAGCAGTGGGAAGAACGAATCCAGATGTGGCATGAGCAACACAAAGGCATGCTCAG AGAGGATGCAATGATAGAATACTTGAAGATTTCCCAGGATCTGGAGATGTATGGAGTGAACTATTTTagtatcaaaaacaaaaaaggatcAGAGCTGTGGTTGGGTGTTGATGCTTTGGGACTCAACATATATGAACGTTCAGACAA GTTGACGCCTAAGATTGGATTTCCTTGGAGTGAGATACGGAATATTTCTTTCAATGACAAGAAATTTGTCATTAAGCCCATAGACAAAAAGTCACCG GACTTTGTGTTCTATGCACCTCGCCTGCGCATTAACAAGCGTATCCTGGCTCTGTGCATGGGAAACCATGATCTTTACATGCGACGCCGCAAGCCAGATACCATCGAGGTGCAGCAGATGAAAGCGCAGGCCAGAGAAGAGAAGAACAAGAGACAACAGGAGAG agcaCTTCTggaaaatgagaagaaaagaagagaaaatgcagaaaaagaaaCTGAGAAGATCGCAAGAGAGACGATGGAACTCATGCAAAGACTTCGACAAATTGAAGAGCAGACCAAAAAAGCTCAAGAGG AACTTGAAGAGCAGACCAAGCGGGCGTTGGAGCTCGAGCGTGAGAGGAAATTTGCACAGGAAGAAGCTGAACGACTGGATAAAGACCGCAGGATTGCAGAAGAAATGAAGTCGGCATTACTGCAGCAATCTGAGAGCCAGATGAAGAACCAGGAAAATCTG GCATCAGAGTTGGCCGAGCTGACATCCAAGATCACTCTTTTGGAAGATgccaaaaagaagaaagatgATGAAGCCAGGAAATGGCAGAGAAGG GCCATTATGGTTGAGGTAGacctggagaagacaaaagaggaGTTGAAGAGTAAGCTAATTGGGGTCCACATCCAGGCGATGTCCCAGACGGAGAATGACCATGATGAAAATGATGAGAGCAGTGCCGAGGCCAGCGCTGAGCTCACATCCACTGGATCGTATCGAGACCGCAGTGaagagcagcgcattacagaaACAGAGAAGAATGAACGTCTGCAGAAGCGCCTACAG GCTCTGAGCTCTGAGCTGGCAGATACTCGTGACGAAAGCATGACCACTGCAAATGACCTGATCCACGCCGAGAACGTGAGGTTAGGGAGAGACAAATACAAGACTCTGCGGCAAATCCGGCAAGGAAACACCAAACAGCGCATTGATGAATTTGAGTCCATGTGA
- the msnb gene encoding moesin b isoform X1 has translation MYFQINVRVTTMDAELEFAIQPSTTGKQLFDQVVKTIGLREIWYFGLQYQDSKGFSTWLKLNKRVTAQDVRKENPLLIKFRAKFYPEDVAEELIQEATQRLFFLQVKEGILNDDIYCPPETAVLLASYAVQMKYGDHNNEYHVPGYLCRDKLLPQRVLEQHKLTKEQWEERIQMWHEQHKGMLREDAMIEYLKISQDLEMYGVNYFSIKNKKGSELWLGVDALGLNIYERSDKLTPKIGFPWSEIRNISFNDKKFVIKPIDKKSPDFVFYAPRLRINKRILALCMGNHDLYMRRRKPDTIEVQQMKAQAREEKNKRQQERALLENEKKRRENAEKETEKIARETMELMQRLRQIEEQTKKAQEELEEQTKRALELERERKFAQEEAERLDKDRRIAEEMKSALLQQSESQMKNQENLASELAELTSKITLLEDAKKKKDDEARKWQRRAIMVEVDLEKTKEELKSKLIGVHIQAMSQTENDHDENDESSAEASAELTSTGSYRDRSEEQRITETEKNERLQKRLQALSSELADTRDESMTTANDLIHAENVRLGRDKYKTLRQIRQGNTKQRIDEFESM, from the exons ATGTATTTTCAGATAAACGTACGGGTCACTACTATGGATGCTGAGCTGGAGTTTGCCATTCAGCCCAGTACAACTGGTAAACAACTTTTTGACCAA GTCGTGAAAACGATTGGACTCCGAGAGATCTGGTACTTTGGACTGCAGTATCAGGACAGCAAGGGCTTCTCTACATGGCTGAAACTCAATAAGCGG GTCACTGCTCAAGATGTCAGAAAAGAAAACCCGCTGCTGATTAAATTCCGAGCAAAGTTTTACCCCGAGGATGTGGCTGAAGAGCTGATTCAGGAAGCTACACAGCGTCTTTTCTTCCTCCAGGTGAAAGAGGGGATCTTGAATGATGATATCTACTGTCCACCTGAGACAGCTGTTCTCCTGGCCTCATATGCTGTGCAGATGAAATACGGAGACCACAACAATGAATACCATGTGCCTGGATATTTGTGCAGAGACAAACTGCTGCCACAAAG AGTTCTAGAACAACACAAACTGACTAAAGAGCAGTGGGAAGAACGAATCCAGATGTGGCATGAGCAACACAAAGGCATGCTCAG AGAGGATGCAATGATAGAATACTTGAAGATTTCCCAGGATCTGGAGATGTATGGAGTGAACTATTTTagtatcaaaaacaaaaaaggatcAGAGCTGTGGTTGGGTGTTGATGCTTTGGGACTCAACATATATGAACGTTCAGACAA GTTGACGCCTAAGATTGGATTTCCTTGGAGTGAGATACGGAATATTTCTTTCAATGACAAGAAATTTGTCATTAAGCCCATAGACAAAAAGTCACCG GACTTTGTGTTCTATGCACCTCGCCTGCGCATTAACAAGCGTATCCTGGCTCTGTGCATGGGAAACCATGATCTTTACATGCGACGCCGCAAGCCAGATACCATCGAGGTGCAGCAGATGAAAGCGCAGGCCAGAGAAGAGAAGAACAAGAGACAACAGGAGAG agcaCTTCTggaaaatgagaagaaaagaagagaaaatgcagaaaaagaaaCTGAGAAGATCGCAAGAGAGACGATGGAACTCATGCAAAGACTTCGACAAATTGAAGAGCAGACCAAAAAAGCTCAAGAGG AACTTGAAGAGCAGACCAAGCGGGCGTTGGAGCTCGAGCGTGAGAGGAAATTTGCACAGGAAGAAGCTGAACGACTGGATAAAGACCGCAGGATTGCAGAAGAAATGAAGTCGGCATTACTGCAGCAATCTGAGAGCCAGATGAAGAACCAGGAAAATCTG GCATCAGAGTTGGCCGAGCTGACATCCAAGATCACTCTTTTGGAAGATgccaaaaagaagaaagatgATGAAGCCAGGAAATGGCAGAGAAGG GCCATTATGGTTGAGGTAGacctggagaagacaaaagaggaGTTGAAGAGTAAGCTAATTGGGGTCCACATCCAGGCGATGTCCCAGACGGAGAATGACCATGATGAAAATGATGAGAGCAGTGCCGAGGCCAGCGCTGAGCTCACATCCACTGGATCGTATCGAGACCGCAGTGaagagcagcgcattacagaaACAGAGAAGAATGAACGTCTGCAGAAGCGCCTACAG GCTCTGAGCTCTGAGCTGGCAGATACTCGTGACGAAAGCATGACCACTGCAAATGACCTGATCCACGCCGAGAACGTGAGGTTAGGGAGAGACAAATACAAGACTCTGCGGCAAATCCGGCAAGGAAACACCAAACAGCGCATTGATGAATTTGAGTCCATGTGA